One Pelagicoccus enzymogenes DNA window includes the following coding sequences:
- a CDS encoding efflux RND transporter permease subunit: protein MARFFIDRPIFSWVIALSIMIAGALSMTQLPISRYPTVAPPSVAITAVYPGASAQVVENSVTQIIEQSLTGLDGLIYLSATSDSSGASQITATFATGTDPDLAQVQVQNKIQSATALLPSQVQQQGVTVSKSGEGFLMVIGFVSEDGSMGRVDIADYLVANVADQIARVDGVGGTRVFGGQYAMRIWLDPNTLHSYQLSVSDITSAVQGQNQQVSIGQVGGAPAEEGQQINFTINTRGRLQTAEEFSDIVIRSNPDGSLLRLGEVARVELGSEQYGLETHYNGQMAGGMAVTLASGANALETAAAVKELLDEIAPFLPEGLKAEIPFDNTPFVEVAIQGVVTTLLEAVVLVFIVMFLFLQNWRATLIPTIAIPVVLLGTFGVLAVFGFSINMLTMFAMVLAIGLLVDDAIVVVENVERLMSEEGLSPKEAARKSMDQITGALVGIGVVLSAVFVPMAFLGGATGVIYQQFSITIVSAMTLSVIVAIVFTPALCATMLKPIQKGHHIKDTGFFGWFNRTFDRANDRYQSVVKGIIGFRKSFFAAFLVIVGLMVLLFLKLPTGFLPNEDQGSIYAQIIGPVGATKEHTMEVIEQVEDYLLNEEAGVISDAFTVQGFSFAGSGQANGMAFISMTDWSERPNPEQSAQALANRANAAFSKIEGATIFAFAPPPITELGNSAGFTFYLKDNGSQGHEALIAARNQLLGLAAQNPKLTRVRPNGLEDAPQLKVLIDNAKAAAHGLSIRDINTTLGVAWGGLYIDDFIDRGRVKRVYLQSEAEYRMQPEDFEKWSVPNNQGEMVPFSAFGTTEWDYGSPRLERYNGVSAVQIQGEGASGTSSGDAMLEIEKLVEQLPDGFGIEWTASSYQERQAGNQTTLLYALSLLMVFLALAALYESWSIPTAVLLAAPLGIVGAVLANMLRGFERDVYFQVAMLTTVGLTSKNAILIVEFAKINLENGMKLMEATLHAVKDRLRPILMTSLAFGLGVVPLAIASGAGSGAQQAIGTGVLGGMLVGTFLGIFFVPLFFFLIERLFIRKKGHQSHA, encoded by the coding sequence ATGGCACGATTCTTCATAGACCGACCCATCTTCTCATGGGTGATCGCCCTTTCCATCATGATCGCGGGAGCTCTCAGCATGACGCAGCTGCCCATCTCCCGCTATCCGACCGTGGCCCCGCCATCGGTCGCCATCACTGCCGTCTACCCGGGAGCCTCCGCTCAGGTCGTGGAAAATTCCGTGACCCAGATCATCGAGCAAAGCCTCACCGGCCTCGACGGACTCATCTACCTCTCCGCCACTTCCGACTCCTCGGGCGCCTCGCAAATCACTGCCACCTTCGCCACCGGTACGGATCCTGACCTCGCTCAAGTCCAGGTGCAGAACAAGATCCAGTCGGCCACCGCCCTGCTGCCCAGTCAAGTGCAGCAGCAAGGCGTCACCGTATCCAAATCGGGCGAAGGCTTCCTCATGGTCATCGGTTTCGTATCGGAGGACGGCAGCATGGGCCGCGTCGATATCGCCGACTACCTGGTAGCCAACGTGGCTGACCAAATCGCTCGCGTGGACGGAGTCGGCGGCACGCGTGTATTCGGAGGACAATACGCCATGCGCATCTGGCTCGATCCCAATACGCTGCACTCCTACCAGCTCTCCGTCTCCGACATCACATCCGCCGTTCAAGGCCAAAACCAGCAAGTATCCATCGGGCAAGTCGGTGGGGCTCCCGCAGAAGAAGGCCAGCAAATCAACTTCACCATCAACACGCGAGGCCGCCTGCAAACCGCCGAGGAATTTTCCGATATCGTGATTCGCAGCAACCCGGACGGCTCGCTGCTCCGACTCGGAGAAGTCGCCCGCGTCGAGCTGGGCTCAGAGCAATACGGATTGGAAACGCACTACAACGGGCAAATGGCGGGCGGCATGGCCGTCACCCTCGCCTCCGGAGCCAACGCCCTCGAAACCGCAGCAGCGGTCAAGGAGCTGCTCGACGAGATCGCCCCCTTCCTGCCCGAAGGACTGAAAGCGGAAATCCCCTTCGACAATACGCCCTTCGTGGAAGTGGCCATCCAAGGCGTGGTAACTACCTTGCTGGAGGCCGTAGTGCTGGTCTTCATCGTCATGTTCCTCTTCCTGCAAAACTGGCGAGCGACCCTCATTCCCACCATCGCCATTCCCGTCGTATTGCTGGGAACCTTCGGCGTATTGGCTGTATTCGGATTTTCGATAAACATGCTTACTATGTTCGCCATGGTCCTCGCCATCGGCCTCCTCGTGGACGACGCCATCGTGGTCGTGGAAAACGTGGAACGCCTCATGAGCGAGGAAGGGCTCAGCCCCAAGGAAGCCGCTCGCAAGTCGATGGACCAGATCACCGGAGCCCTCGTAGGCATCGGTGTCGTGCTCTCCGCCGTCTTCGTGCCAATGGCCTTCCTCGGCGGCGCCACCGGAGTGATCTACCAGCAGTTCTCCATCACCATCGTATCGGCGATGACCCTTTCCGTGATCGTCGCCATCGTCTTCACGCCCGCCCTCTGCGCCACCATGCTGAAGCCGATCCAAAAAGGTCACCACATTAAGGATACAGGATTCTTCGGCTGGTTCAACCGTACCTTCGACCGCGCCAACGACCGCTACCAAAGCGTCGTCAAAGGCATCATCGGATTTCGCAAGAGCTTCTTCGCCGCCTTCCTCGTCATCGTCGGCCTCATGGTCTTGCTCTTCCTGAAGCTCCCGACCGGCTTCCTTCCGAACGAGGACCAAGGCTCCATCTACGCCCAAATCATCGGCCCAGTAGGCGCGACCAAAGAACACACCATGGAGGTCATCGAACAGGTCGAAGACTACTTGCTCAACGAAGAAGCAGGAGTCATCTCCGACGCCTTTACGGTGCAAGGCTTCAGCTTCGCCGGCTCTGGCCAAGCAAACGGCATGGCCTTCATCAGCATGACCGACTGGAGCGAACGGCCAAATCCAGAGCAAAGCGCCCAAGCCTTGGCCAACCGAGCTAACGCCGCTTTCAGCAAGATCGAAGGCGCCACCATCTTTGCCTTTGCTCCGCCGCCGATCACGGAGCTCGGCAACTCCGCTGGCTTCACCTTCTACCTGAAGGACAACGGCAGCCAAGGGCACGAAGCCCTTATCGCCGCTCGCAACCAACTACTCGGCCTCGCCGCCCAAAACCCGAAGCTTACCCGCGTACGTCCCAACGGACTGGAAGACGCCCCCCAGTTGAAGGTGCTTATCGACAACGCCAAGGCTGCCGCCCACGGCCTCTCCATACGAGACATCAATACCACCTTGGGCGTGGCCTGGGGTGGACTCTATATCGACGACTTCATCGACCGCGGCCGCGTCAAGCGCGTCTATCTTCAGTCGGAAGCGGAATACCGGATGCAACCAGAGGACTTCGAAAAGTGGTCCGTGCCCAACAACCAAGGCGAGATGGTTCCTTTCTCCGCTTTCGGTACCACCGAGTGGGACTACGGTTCGCCACGGTTGGAACGCTACAACGGCGTATCTGCCGTTCAAATACAAGGCGAAGGAGCCAGCGGCACTAGCTCCGGCGACGCCATGCTGGAAATTGAGAAGCTGGTCGAGCAGTTGCCCGACGGTTTCGGCATCGAGTGGACCGCTTCCTCCTATCAAGAACGCCAAGCAGGCAATCAGACCACCCTATTGTACGCGCTCTCGCTGCTCATGGTATTTCTCGCCCTCGCCGCCCTCTATGAGAGCTGGTCCATTCCGACCGCCGTGCTGCTCGCCGCACCGCTGGGCATCGTGGGAGCCGTATTGGCAAATATGTTACGCGGCTTCGAGCGCGACGTCTATTTCCAGGTCGCCATGCTCACCACCGTCGGTCTGACCAGCAAGAACGCCATCCTTATCGTCGAGTTCGCCAAGATCAACTTGGAGAACGGGATGAAGCTTATGGAAGCGACCTTGCACGCAGTTAAGGACCGTCTGCGCCCGATTCTCATGACCTCTCTCGCCTTCGGCCTCGGCGTCGT
- a CDS encoding MFS transporter: MPSNSLGELYDRVNGEEETRLCKDIPEAACKHLPRNYFAYLASNVISKLADELSSARLVLPWLFSSLGAPIGLVGFIVPLREAGVLIPQLFVSEYLRRKEKRKEAWLAGAAFSGLCLLLIGSITPFLGSTLAGYVTLFLLLAYSLGRGICSVSAKDVIGKTVSKKRRGTLMGYSAGLSSALVLFVGLWLTFALEDGGDSLPFILLLAAGLLWFLSVYCFSRIVEEPGATEGARSPIAAIRENIGLLTDDPDFRRYLIVRALLLSVALAPPFYALMAKEGNDTASTLGWLIVAGGIAGSIGGPIWGRFADLSSRMTMSLASLACGIFGIGIAVVQHFGDSRWLESSIAQGFLFFVVSVFYAGVRLGRKAYLVDMVSGDKSGYVAVGNTLIGIALLVMGSLGFLAQFLGPSGTIGVLGLISVGASLAAWRLREVSG; the protein is encoded by the coding sequence ATGCCAAGCAATTCCTTGGGAGAACTCTACGACCGCGTCAACGGCGAGGAAGAAACCCGCCTTTGCAAGGACATCCCCGAAGCCGCCTGCAAGCACCTGCCGCGAAACTACTTCGCTTACCTTGCCTCAAACGTCATCAGCAAATTGGCCGACGAACTGAGCAGCGCCCGGCTCGTGTTGCCTTGGCTCTTCAGCTCTCTCGGAGCGCCCATCGGCCTGGTAGGCTTCATCGTCCCCCTGCGAGAAGCAGGAGTTCTCATCCCTCAGCTCTTCGTATCCGAATACTTGAGACGCAAGGAAAAGCGAAAAGAAGCGTGGCTCGCGGGAGCAGCCTTTTCTGGGCTTTGCCTTTTGCTCATCGGAAGCATCACGCCCTTCCTCGGCAGCACCCTCGCTGGATACGTCACCCTCTTTCTTCTGCTCGCCTACAGTCTCGGCCGCGGCATCTGCTCCGTTTCCGCCAAAGACGTCATCGGGAAAACCGTATCCAAGAAACGGAGAGGCACACTCATGGGCTACAGCGCCGGACTCTCCAGCGCCCTCGTACTCTTCGTCGGTCTCTGGCTTACCTTCGCCTTGGAGGACGGCGGCGATTCGCTGCCTTTCATTCTACTCCTCGCAGCCGGACTGCTCTGGTTCCTGTCCGTCTATTGCTTTTCCCGCATCGTCGAGGAGCCAGGAGCGACCGAAGGCGCCCGCAGCCCTATCGCCGCGATTCGCGAAAACATCGGCTTGCTCACCGACGACCCGGACTTCCGCCGCTACCTTATCGTGCGGGCTCTCCTGCTAAGCGTCGCCTTGGCGCCTCCTTTCTACGCCCTCATGGCGAAAGAGGGCAACGACACTGCCAGCACCCTCGGCTGGCTCATCGTAGCGGGAGGTATCGCCGGCAGTATCGGCGGACCGATCTGGGGACGTTTCGCCGACCTCTCCAGCCGCATGACGATGTCCCTCGCTTCCCTCGCTTGCGGGATTTTCGGCATCGGCATCGCCGTCGTACAGCATTTCGGCGACAGCCGTTGGCTCGAATCCTCCATCGCCCAAGGCTTCCTCTTTTTCGTCGTCAGCGTCTTCTACGCCGGAGTGCGGCTCGGACGCAAAGCCTACCTCGTCGACATGGTGAGCGGCGACAAGTCAGGATACGTCGCCGTCGGCAACACGCTCATCGGTATCGCCCTGCTGGTGATGGGCAGCCTAGGCTTCCTCGCCCAATTCCTCGGTCCTAGCGGCACTATCGGCGTGCTCGGACTCATTTCCGTGGGAGCGTCCCTCGCCGCCTGGCGACTCCGCGAAGTCAGCGGCTGA
- the sigJ gene encoding RNA polymerase sigma factor SigJ — translation MPADSYDATIEAHRSNLEGLAYRMLGSWADAQDIAQETLVKWHRLAESVRSTIREPLAWLHTVASRLSLDRLKSAQRRRESYVGPWLPEPLLTTDETPAEAASIDDSITLALLHAMERLSPSERAAFILHDVFDYSFKAVADILQKEPATCRQLASRARKSIRSQRPAKSPVDPNSHQRLLAAFLQAASQGDAQTLEQLLAADAILYSDGGAKAKAVRKPLRSRELIVRLHVGLARKAQKSGQQNTVRFTQLNQQPAALVYTDGFLSSVFSIEIQDGKIQTLYMQRNPDKLRHLSSAVL, via the coding sequence ATGCCAGCCGACTCCTACGACGCCACCATCGAGGCCCATCGATCCAATTTGGAAGGCCTCGCCTACCGAATGTTGGGCAGCTGGGCCGACGCCCAAGACATCGCCCAAGAAACCTTGGTCAAATGGCACAGGCTCGCGGAGTCGGTTCGCTCCACCATTCGCGAGCCCCTCGCCTGGTTGCATACGGTAGCGAGCCGGCTCTCCCTCGACCGGCTCAAGTCCGCCCAGCGACGCCGCGAAAGCTACGTCGGCCCTTGGCTTCCCGAACCCCTGCTCACGACCGACGAAACTCCAGCCGAAGCCGCCAGTATCGACGATTCAATTACGCTCGCCCTTCTCCACGCCATGGAACGGCTCAGCCCTAGCGAACGCGCCGCCTTCATCCTGCACGACGTCTTCGACTACTCCTTCAAGGCCGTCGCCGACATCCTGCAAAAAGAACCCGCCACCTGCCGCCAGCTCGCCTCCCGAGCCCGCAAGTCCATCCGTTCCCAACGCCCCGCCAAATCCCCCGTCGACCCAAATTCCCATCAACGCCTGCTCGCCGCATTCCTGCAAGCCGCCTCCCAAGGCGACGCCCAAACCCTCGAGCAACTCCTCGCCGCCGACGCCATCCTCTACTCCGACGGCGGCGCCAAAGCCAAGGCCGTTCGCAAGCCCCTGCGCAGCCGCGAACTCATCGTCCGCCTGCATGTCGGCCTCGCCCGCAAAGCCCAAAAAAGCGGCCAACAAAACACCGTGCGCTTCACCCAGCTCAACCAGCAGCCCGCCGCCCTCGTCTACACCGACGGCTTCCTTTCCTCCGTATTCAGTATCGAAATACAAGACGGAAAGATCCAAACCCTCTACATGCAGCGCAACCCCGACAAGCTCCGCCACCTAAGTAGCGCTGTGCTTTAG
- a CDS encoding efflux RND transporter periplasmic adaptor subunit, with protein MKPLFQRSAPILLISAILVGCSQEQAAPQAGPAPTVTVAAIQTEPVTLQRELPGRAVPYLVAEVRPQVNGIVAERLFQEGGTVEAGQALYQLDDAMYRANTNIAEATLQNAQAALALARTEAKRSSELFAAKAISAQEYDNSQSKLQQAEAQAKLAAASLESSRITLAYSRITSPISGQIGRSAVTKGALVTANQSAALATVQQLDPVYVDFTQSSNELIQLRRALSSGDLQAVDLPVQILLENGTPYEHPGKIAFSETTVDPSTGSFTLRVEVPNPDHLILPGMYLRGRVGEGLRQNGILVPQKAVARTFDGSTSVKVVAQDGTVETRKVTLGQAVGNRWVVESGLSAGDRVVTVGLQKAIPGSKVQISATENAQP; from the coding sequence ATGAAACCTCTATTCCAGCGAAGCGCTCCCATCCTTCTAATTTCCGCAATCCTCGTAGGCTGCAGCCAAGAGCAGGCAGCGCCCCAGGCCGGTCCGGCTCCCACCGTCACGGTGGCCGCCATCCAGACTGAGCCGGTTACCCTTCAGCGGGAGCTTCCGGGACGAGCGGTCCCCTACCTCGTGGCCGAAGTACGGCCTCAGGTGAACGGCATCGTAGCGGAGCGCCTCTTCCAGGAGGGCGGAACCGTGGAGGCGGGCCAAGCGCTCTACCAGCTGGACGACGCCATGTACCGGGCCAATACCAACATCGCCGAGGCCACCCTGCAAAACGCCCAGGCCGCCCTCGCCCTGGCCCGCACCGAAGCCAAGCGCAGCTCCGAACTGTTCGCCGCCAAAGCCATCAGCGCCCAAGAGTACGACAATTCTCAATCCAAGCTGCAACAGGCCGAAGCCCAAGCCAAGCTTGCCGCCGCCAGCTTGGAAAGCTCTCGAATCACTCTCGCCTACAGCCGCATCACCTCTCCGATCAGCGGCCAAATCGGACGTTCCGCCGTCACCAAGGGCGCCCTCGTCACCGCTAACCAGAGCGCCGCCCTCGCCACCGTCCAGCAACTCGACCCCGTCTACGTCGACTTCACCCAGTCCAGCAACGAGCTGATCCAGCTCCGCCGGGCCCTCTCCAGCGGCGACTTGCAAGCCGTCGACCTGCCCGTGCAAATCCTGCTCGAAAACGGAACTCCCTACGAGCATCCGGGAAAAATCGCCTTCTCCGAAACCACCGTGGACCCGAGCACCGGCAGCTTCACCTTGCGGGTGGAGGTTCCCAATCCCGACCACCTCATCCTCCCGGGCATGTACCTGCGAGGACGGGTAGGCGAGGGCCTGCGCCAGAACGGTATCCTCGTGCCGCAAAAGGCGGTCGCCCGTACCTTCGACGGCAGCACTTCCGTAAAAGTCGTGGCTCAGGACGGCACCGTGGAAACGCGCAAGGTCACGCTCGGCCAAGCCGTCGGCAACCGCTGGGTGGTGGAGAGCGGACTCTCTGCGGGCGACCGTGTAGTGACCGTTGGACTACAAAAGGCCATCCCCGGATCCAAGGTCCAAATCAGCGCCACAGAAAACGCCCAGCCCTAA
- a CDS encoding NADPH-dependent FMN reductase yields MKILSFGASTSSTSINRQFARYAAGLIPNASITDLDLSDYDLPIYSSDEEEANGIPAAAKAFLAEIKSHDALVVSLAEHNGSYSAAFKNLYDWASRAENKVWAGKPMLLLSTSPGGRGGATVLATAKETFPRMGADLKASFSLASFYDAFDSEKGVTDSMQLELLRNAAAQLAAS; encoded by the coding sequence ATGAAAATCCTCTCATTCGGAGCCTCTACCAGCTCGACTTCCATCAATCGCCAATTCGCTCGCTACGCCGCAGGCTTGATCCCAAACGCAAGCATCACGGACCTCGACCTGAGCGATTATGACCTTCCCATCTACAGCTCCGACGAAGAGGAAGCCAACGGTATCCCAGCCGCCGCAAAGGCATTTCTCGCGGAAATCAAGTCGCACGACGCTCTCGTCGTTTCCCTCGCCGAACACAACGGCTCCTACAGCGCTGCCTTCAAAAATCTCTACGACTGGGCTTCCCGCGCCGAAAACAAAGTGTGGGCCGGCAAGCCCATGCTGCTGCTCTCCACCTCCCCCGGCGGACGCGGCGGCGCCACCGTGCTCGCGACCGCCAAGGAAACCTTCCCGCGTATGGGGGCCGACTTGAAGGCTAGCTTCAGCCTCGCCAGCTTCTACGACGCCTTCGACAGCGAGAAAGGGGTCACCGACTCCATGCAACTCGAGCTGCTGCGCAACGCCGCCGCTCAACTCGCAGCAAGCTGA
- a CDS encoding thioredoxin-like domain-containing protein codes for MQIPNSLQRALALSLAIGLTSLLSAQKYDFETLDGETIKADLIGVYNGIVFLEKKPGATQFINYHGLAPESQKVALEWIKTRIAAAGDPPVAAKDSDSKLTQFLVKSLVTNKDGKLEAYAFEDKAEPEFYAFYYSAHWCGPCRRFTPKLRAFYKAMRLLGHDNFEVVFVSSDTSEKMMQRYMEEDQMPWVGVKYSKKSNSRVSRYAGNGIPCLVVTDRHGRLLYHSYQNGEYIGPSVPLTHLENLLNYTAKLEAMKPANEQPEDRS; via the coding sequence ATGCAAATCCCCAACTCCCTGCAACGGGCCCTCGCGCTCTCGTTGGCCATCGGCTTAACTTCCCTGCTCTCAGCCCAAAAGTACGATTTCGAAACGCTCGACGGGGAAACCATCAAAGCCGATCTCATCGGCGTCTACAACGGCATCGTGTTCTTGGAAAAAAAGCCGGGGGCAACCCAGTTCATCAACTATCACGGACTCGCGCCGGAGAGCCAGAAAGTCGCTCTGGAGTGGATCAAGACGCGAATTGCCGCCGCTGGAGATCCACCGGTCGCGGCGAAAGACAGCGACTCCAAGCTCACCCAGTTCCTCGTCAAAAGCCTAGTGACCAACAAGGACGGCAAGCTCGAAGCCTACGCTTTCGAAGACAAAGCCGAACCGGAATTCTACGCCTTCTACTACTCCGCCCACTGGTGCGGGCCCTGTCGCCGCTTCACCCCGAAACTGAGGGCCTTCTACAAAGCCATGCGCCTCTTGGGTCACGACAACTTTGAAGTCGTTTTCGTGAGCAGCGACACCAGCGAAAAGATGATGCAGCGCTACATGGAGGAAGACCAAATGCCTTGGGTTGGCGTCAAGTACTCCAAAAAGTCAAACTCGAGAGTTTCCAGATACGCCGGAAACGGCATCCCCTGCTTGGTCGTCACCGACCGCCACGGCAGGCTTCTCTACCATTCGTATCAAAACGGTGAATACATTGGACCAAGCGTTCCGCTCACCCATTTGGAAAACCTTCTTAACTATACCGCCAAGCTCGAAGCGATGAAGCCAGCAAACGAACAGCCCGAAGATCGAAGCTAG
- a CDS encoding LLM class flavin-dependent oxidoreductase, producing MQIGIDSFVATDADPQTGKTVSPRQRVADLLEEIELADQVGLDVFGIGEHHREEYLDSAPAVLLSAAAARTQNITLTSAVTVLSAADPVRVFQQFATLDLVSQGRAEMVVGRGSFIESFPLFGLDLEDYDELFIEKLALLLELRDNIYVNWNGKHRPALTGQGVFPRPLQAPLPVWLGVGGTPQSFARAGRLGLPLMVAIIGGEPHRFRPLIDLYRQAGKDAGHDPATLKVGLHCLGYAAETDSEAADDFFPGYAQAFTAIGKERGWPPVTRSQFDALLGPTGALHVGSPETVVEKVLRQNQELGGIDRFSFQMSVASLPHAKLMKAIELLGTEVAPAIRKELATAP from the coding sequence ATGCAAATCGGAATAGACAGCTTCGTAGCCACGGACGCCGATCCCCAGACCGGCAAAACCGTGAGCCCTCGCCAACGCGTAGCGGATCTCTTGGAAGAGATCGAGCTCGCCGACCAAGTAGGACTGGACGTGTTCGGGATCGGCGAACACCACCGCGAAGAGTACCTCGACTCCGCGCCCGCCGTACTTCTATCTGCCGCCGCAGCCCGCACCCAAAACATTACGCTCACCAGCGCCGTTACCGTTCTCAGCGCCGCAGATCCCGTACGCGTCTTCCAACAGTTCGCCACTCTCGACCTCGTCTCGCAAGGCCGGGCCGAGATGGTGGTGGGACGGGGATCCTTCATCGAATCCTTTCCCCTTTTCGGTCTCGATCTCGAAGACTACGACGAGCTCTTCATCGAGAAGCTCGCCTTGCTTCTCGAACTTCGCGACAACATTTACGTCAACTGGAACGGCAAACACCGCCCCGCCCTCACCGGCCAGGGCGTATTCCCTCGTCCCCTGCAAGCCCCTCTTCCCGTTTGGCTCGGGGTAGGCGGCACCCCCCAGTCATTCGCCCGCGCCGGACGACTAGGACTGCCGCTCATGGTCGCCATCATCGGAGGCGAGCCCCATCGCTTCCGTCCGCTCATTGACCTCTACCGTCAAGCCGGCAAAGATGCCGGACACGATCCGGCAACGCTCAAGGTCGGTCTGCACTGCCTTGGCTACGCCGCTGAAACCGATAGCGAGGCCGCTGACGATTTCTTTCCTGGATACGCTCAAGCCTTCACCGCCATCGGCAAGGAGCGTGGTTGGCCTCCCGTCACTCGCTCCCAGTTCGACGCCCTCTTAGGCCCCACCGGGGCCCTGCACGTAGGCTCTCCAGAAACCGTAGTCGAAAAAGTACTACGCCAAAATCAGGAGCTCGGAGGAATCGATCGATTCAGCTTCCAAATGTCAGTCGCCTCCTTGCCGCACGCAAAACTCATGAAAGCCATCGAACTGCTCGGCACTGAAGTTGCCCCCGCCATTCGCAAGGAACTTGCTACCGCCCCTTAA